In Selenomonas sp. TAMA-11512, a genomic segment contains:
- a CDS encoding LUD domain-containing protein: MTSYEERIVRTLEAFRRNRYDVSRFADRTAAADYLAAEIRGKRVGFGDSETLRALSLYEHLIEHNEVIDPPRAGHAGGIEAFLAAGREALMTDVFLLSANAVTEQGHILNMDGAGNRVAGSLFGHEKTYFVVGINKLVPDIEAGIERIHRIAAPKNAQRKGKKTPCARDGERCYDCSALERICNALTIHYKKMSYRPMELVLIEEDLGL; this comes from the coding sequence AGGAGCGCATTGTGCGCACGCTGGAGGCGTTCCGCCGGAATCGCTACGATGTTTCGCGCTTTGCCGATCGCACGGCGGCGGCGGACTATCTTGCCGCCGAGATTCGAGGCAAACGCGTCGGCTTCGGCGATTCCGAGACGCTGCGCGCCCTCTCCCTCTACGAACACCTGATCGAGCACAACGAGGTCATCGACCCACCGCGCGCGGGGCACGCGGGCGGCATAGAGGCGTTTCTTGCCGCGGGGCGTGAGGCGCTGATGACGGATGTATTCCTGCTGTCCGCAAACGCCGTCACCGAGCAGGGACATATCCTCAACATGGACGGCGCGGGCAATCGCGTCGCCGGCTCGCTCTTCGGGCACGAGAAGACCTACTTCGTCGTCGGCATCAACAAGCTCGTCCCCGACATCGAAGCGGGCATCGAGCGCATTCATCGGATTGCCGCCCCGAAGAACGCCCAGCGCAAGGGGAAAAAGACGCCCTGCGCAAGAGACGGCGAGCGATGTTATGACTGTTCGGCACTCGAGCGCATCTGCAACGCGCTGACGATCCACTACAAGAAGATGAGCTACCGCCCGATGGAGCTCGTCCTGATCGAGGAAGACTTGGGGTTGTAA
- a CDS encoding ATP-binding cassette domain-containing protein: protein MMELRAEKISRDFLRHGAKDGIFMAVQETDLYLEAGTLTVVTGRSGSGKSTLLHMLGGLLPPLTGRVLLDGADLYALSEEERTKLRSRAIGMAPQRLMAIASLTVRENILLPALVAGEEPAAAARADELMERLDIRKLSEVYPSELSGGELRRMTIARALVMHPGVLLADEPTGDLDEENTRLVLDLLRETADAGAAVLLVTHEREATGDADTCCTMATGVLERVS from the coding sequence ATGATGGAACTTCGGGCGGAGAAGATCAGCCGCGACTTCTTGCGGCACGGTGCGAAGGACGGCATCTTTATGGCGGTGCAGGAGACGGATCTGTACCTTGAGGCGGGGACACTCACGGTGGTGACGGGGCGTTCGGGTAGCGGCAAGAGTACGCTGCTCCACATGCTCGGCGGACTGCTCCCGCCTTTGACCGGGCGCGTCCTCTTGGACGGTGCGGATCTCTATGCGCTGTCCGAGGAGGAGCGGACAAAGCTGCGCAGCCGTGCAATCGGCATGGCACCGCAGCGGCTTATGGCGATCGCGAGTCTGACGGTGCGCGAGAACATCCTTCTTCCCGCATTGGTCGCAGGGGAAGAGCCCGCCGCCGCTGCGCGCGCGGATGAACTCATGGAGCGCCTCGATATCCGAAAGCTGAGCGAGGTGTACCCATCGGAGCTTTCGGGCGGGGAACTGCGGCGCATGACGATTGCTCGCGCGCTCGTGATGCACCCCGGGGTATTGCTTGCGGATGAACCGACGGGAGACCTGGACGAGGAGAATACGCGCCTGGTCCTGGATCTCCTGCGGGAGACGGCCGATGCGGGCGCCGCCGTCCTGCTTGTGACGCATGAGCGGGAGGCGACAGGCGACGCCGATACCTGCTGCACGATGGCGACGGGGGTGCTGGAGCGCGTGTCATAG
- a CDS encoding FtsX-like permease family protein yields MNFSRFLAVRNCRRNAVRTFALGTVAGILALALFGGSLIMISLQNGLSRFQERLGADVIVLPREAEAAGGLEGVLVQGVPAHFYMEERYLDELRDFAGIAAATPQFFLASANAGCCSVAVQLIGFDPATDFTIQPWMRESYDGAIGFGDILVGSRISVPSDRQLLFYNTPCRVVGQLRPTGTGMDTAVYTNMETMRAMMANAAALNFDYFAGIPTENAISAVLIRTADGFTPEGMASAINETYPQLAACAANGMVHDVGQGLDGITGIISLLLVVIWLLAAIILGIAFRMVAHERRREFAILRIAGATRGLLTRLMMTEAAIVSAAGAAAGVIVGAVVLLPFAELMKEGLTRPYLLPDAGEIALIAAAALAVTILSGMLSAAWTMRRMAASDLNEILREDG; encoded by the coding sequence ATGAACTTCTCGCGTTTTCTTGCCGTGCGGAACTGCCGGAGAAACGCCGTGCGCACATTTGCGCTCGGCACGGTGGCGGGGATTCTTGCGCTTGCCCTCTTCGGCGGATCTCTCATCATGATCAGCCTGCAAAACGGACTGAGCCGCTTTCAAGAGCGGCTGGGGGCGGATGTCATCGTCCTGCCGCGCGAGGCGGAGGCGGCAGGGGGGCTTGAGGGCGTGCTCGTGCAGGGCGTGCCGGCGCATTTCTACATGGAGGAGCGGTATCTGGACGAGCTGCGCGACTTCGCGGGGATTGCCGCGGCGACGCCGCAATTTTTCCTCGCTTCGGCAAATGCGGGCTGCTGCTCGGTGGCGGTGCAGCTGATCGGCTTTGACCCGGCGACGGATTTCACGATTCAGCCGTGGATGCGTGAGAGCTATGACGGCGCGATCGGCTTCGGAGACATTCTCGTCGGAAGCCGCATATCCGTGCCGTCCGACCGGCAGCTGCTGTTTTACAATACGCCCTGCCGCGTTGTCGGGCAGCTCCGTCCGACGGGCACGGGCATGGATACCGCCGTCTATACGAATATGGAGACGATGCGTGCGATGATGGCAAACGCGGCGGCGTTGAATTTTGATTATTTCGCCGGGATCCCGACGGAAAACGCGATATCGGCGGTGCTGATTCGGACGGCCGATGGATTTACACCCGAGGGGATGGCTTCCGCGATCAATGAAACGTATCCGCAGCTCGCAGCGTGTGCGGCGAACGGGATGGTGCACGATGTCGGGCAGGGGCTCGACGGCATCACGGGGATTATCTCGCTGCTGCTTGTCGTGATTTGGCTGCTCGCCGCGATCATCCTCGGCATCGCGTTTCGCATGGTCGCTCATGAGCGGCGGCGTGAGTTCGCGATTCTGCGGATCGCGGGCGCGACGCGCGGTTTGCTCACGCGCCTCATGATGACAGAGGCGGCGATCGTCTCGGCGGCGGGCGCGGCTGCGGGAGTCATCGTGGGAGCCGTTGTGCTTCTGCCCTTCGCGGAACTGATGAAGGAGGGTCTGACGCGTCCCTATCTGCTGCCGGACGCGGGCGAGATCGCCCTGATCGCCGCCGCCGCGCTTGCGGTGACGATTCTGTCGGGGATGCTTTCCGCGGCGTGGACCATGCGGCGCATGGCGGCATCCGATTTGAACGAGATACTGCGGGAGGATGGATGA
- a CDS encoding DUF4418 family protein, translating to MKQGKRNFGATDVLLLVLNAAFFIGIQSVFMPCEARPDGTWMHCHWAGQALTGVAAVLAVTALLHLVISRPQVKQGLSLAMIPLSVLAILLPGHLIELCMMETMRCHTVMKPAVTAISLLNILLAAVDVYIQGKRG from the coding sequence ATGAAGCAAGGGAAGCGAAATTTCGGCGCGACGGATGTGCTGCTGCTTGTACTGAACGCCGCGTTCTTTATCGGCATACAGAGCGTGTTCATGCCCTGCGAGGCGCGTCCCGACGGGACTTGGATGCACTGCCATTGGGCGGGGCAGGCGCTCACGGGGGTGGCGGCGGTGCTCGCCGTGACGGCGCTGCTGCACCTCGTCATTTCGCGGCCGCAGGTGAAGCAGGGGCTTTCACTCGCGATGATCCCGCTTTCCGTGCTGGCGATCCTCCTGCCGGGGCATCTCATCGAGCTCTGCATGATGGAGACGATGCGCTGCCATACGGTCATGAAGCCGGCGGTGACGGCAATCTCGCTGCTGAACATCCTGCTTGCCGCTGTCGATGTCTACATACAGGGAAAGAGGGGCTGA
- a CDS encoding L,D-transpeptidase: MGRFVWKIGIVGILAAVGIFSVSVLGGYRFAEGVVQDHRAQSLQESFRHLVAFGEEAEAKARGKRIVINIPSRQIALYENGQKTMRYPIAVGSLVSPTPEGEYRIEHKEINPEWVHPKQTKRRIPSGPANPLGYRWMQFYEVYGIHGTNQPSSIGRFVSNGCVRMLEPDVEALYDAIPVGTPLTIVYDRIVVERQPDGAVFLATHPDMYGKQPLERQAVHTALENYGLADFLHLDDPVFWGAIAKSSGESIPVGATYVLEADGKKLPVYATLYEGKLYIPVERLGRILNIETKWDPSRGEVASRYGRSYGVFFGDEVYTEPSALYGLFFLRAERDEEQRVLRLKLHIPEG; this comes from the coding sequence ATGGGAAGATTCGTCTGGAAGATCGGTATTGTCGGCATACTTGCGGCGGTCGGGATATTTTCCGTCTCGGTGCTGGGCGGCTATCGATTTGCGGAAGGCGTGGTGCAGGATCATCGCGCGCAGAGCCTCCAAGAAAGCTTTCGTCATCTCGTTGCCTTCGGCGAAGAAGCGGAGGCGAAGGCGCGGGGCAAGCGCATCGTCATCAATATCCCCAGCCGGCAGATTGCGCTCTATGAGAACGGTCAAAAGACGATGCGCTATCCGATTGCCGTCGGCTCCCTCGTATCACCGACGCCGGAGGGCGAGTATCGGATCGAGCACAAGGAGATCAACCCCGAGTGGGTTCATCCGAAGCAGACGAAGAGGCGCATTCCGTCGGGGCCGGCAAACCCGCTCGGATATCGCTGGATGCAGTTCTACGAGGTCTACGGAATCCACGGAACGAATCAGCCGTCCTCCATCGGCCGATTCGTATCGAACGGCTGTGTCCGCATGCTTGAGCCGGACGTCGAGGCGCTCTATGACGCCATCCCCGTCGGGACACCGCTGACGATCGTCTATGACCGCATTGTCGTCGAGCGGCAGCCGGACGGTGCGGTCTTCCTCGCGACGCACCCGGATATGTACGGCAAACAGCCCCTGGAGCGGCAGGCCGTGCATACAGCGCTCGAGAACTACGGCTTGGCGGATTTCCTGCATCTGGACGATCCCGTGTTTTGGGGCGCGATTGCCAAAAGCAGCGGCGAGAGCATCCCTGTCGGAGCAACATACGTCCTGGAGGCGGATGGGAAAAAGCTGCCCGTCTATGCCACGCTGTATGAGGGCAAGCTCTACATTCCCGTGGAGCGCCTCGGCAGGATATTGAACATAGAAACGAAGTGGGACCCGAGCCGCGGTGAAGTCGCTTCCCGGTACGGACGTTCGTACGGCGTCTTCTTCGGGGATGAGGTCTACACGGAGCCGTCGGCGCTCTACGGACTCTTTTTCCTGCGGGCGGAGAGAGATGAAGAGCAGCGCGTTCTGCGGCTGAAACTGCACATACCGGAAGGCTGA
- a CDS encoding flavodoxin codes for MAKVAVVYWSGTGNTEDLAKAVTAGAKKAGAEADLFSVDAFSADKMGDYDAFAFGCAAMGDEVLEEAEFEPFFAEAEQKLSGVPVVLFGSYGWGGGQWMRDWEERTKAAGAKLVADGLDVENAPDEDALAKAEALGEAVAKA; via the coding sequence ATGGCAAAGGTAGCAGTTGTATATTGGTCGGGTACGGGAAATACGGAGGATCTCGCGAAGGCGGTCACGGCAGGCGCAAAGAAGGCCGGCGCGGAAGCGGATCTCTTCTCGGTGGACGCTTTCTCTGCAGACAAGATGGGTGACTACGACGCGTTTGCATTCGGCTGCGCGGCAATGGGCGATGAAGTCTTGGAGGAAGCGGAGTTTGAGCCGTTCTTCGCAGAGGCGGAGCAGAAGCTTTCGGGCGTGCCTGTCGTACTCTTCGGCTCCTACGGCTGGGGCGGCGGTCAGTGGATGCGCGACTGGGAAGAGCGCACGAAGGCTGCCGGCGCAAAGCTTGTCGCCGACGGACTCGATGTCGAGAATGCGCCCGATGAGGATGCGCTTGCGAAGGCGGAAGCGCTCGGCGAGGCGGTCGCCAAGGCATAA
- a CDS encoding DUF3793 family protein: MNRSAVSFMAACREPVVQQEGSCVARAWSRYRRRTPCDRQEFEAMLCLHCAPTFAGLKAASLVSFKKSQYEDFDALLASYEPCFQCSGLKAFRLTDGTDFTLVLFYRPDALLRALQAPGAAKLLSAFGYAADDADQALDLLAARMHLQKSFPHEIGIFLGYPPSDVEGFIEHRGKNFSSSGYWKVYGDVQAAEETFRLYADCIEDYSARLRAGATLSMLLMRAA, encoded by the coding sequence ATGAACAGGAGTGCGGTTTCTTTCATGGCTGCGTGCAGGGAGCCTGTCGTCCAGCAGGAGGGTTCCTGCGTCGCGCGCGCGTGGAGCAGATACAGGCGCAGGACGCCGTGTGATCGGCAGGAGTTTGAAGCGATGCTCTGTCTGCACTGTGCGCCGACGTTTGCCGGATTGAAGGCGGCGAGCCTCGTCTCGTTTAAAAAGTCGCAGTATGAGGACTTTGACGCGCTTCTCGCGTCTTACGAGCCGTGCTTCCAATGTTCGGGACTCAAGGCGTTCCGTCTCACGGACGGTACGGATTTTACGCTCGTCCTGTTCTATCGGCCCGATGCTCTGCTGCGTGCGCTGCAGGCTCCCGGGGCGGCGAAGCTCTTGTCCGCGTTCGGCTATGCAGCCGACGATGCGGATCAGGCGCTTGACCTCCTCGCGGCTCGGATGCACCTGCAGAAGTCGTTTCCGCATGAGATCGGGATCTTCCTCGGGTATCCGCCCTCCGATGTGGAAGGCTTCATTGAGCACCGGGGGAAAAATTTCTCCTCCAGCGGTTACTGGAAGGTGTATGGCGACGTACAGGCAGCGGAGGAGACCTTCCGTCTCTATGCGGACTGCATCGAGGATTACTCCGCGCGCCTTCGTGCAGGCGCGACGCTGTCCATGCTTTTGATGCGGGCGGCGTAA
- a CDS encoding ABC transporter substrate-binding protein, protein MIFRKSLKTAALCAVAAMSFGLLAGCGSDNASKGASGEKSYSVGIVQLVEHNALDAANRGFVDALAARGFEEGKNLTIDRQNAQADQSNLQNIGQRFVSNKVSLIYAIATPAAQTVANLTKDIPIVGSAITDYEQAKLVAANNAPGGNVTGTSDMNPIREQIDLLLKIAPETKTIGCIYTSSEINSAIQFNAMKEYAESKGLKVEVATISTVNDIQQAAESLIDKVDAFYEPTDNIIASAMPTLVAVTSGAKKPVIGGEPNQVENGALATYGVDYYELGKQSGNMAADILEGKAKPASMPIEFAKTLKAVVNTTTASKLGITIPEDVLSTAEKVQ, encoded by the coding sequence ATGATTTTTCGTAAATCTCTAAAGACGGCCGCACTCTGCGCTGTCGCAGCCATGTCTTTCGGTCTTCTCGCGGGCTGCGGCTCGGACAATGCCTCCAAGGGCGCCTCCGGGGAGAAGTCGTACAGCGTCGGCATCGTCCAGCTTGTCGAGCACAACGCGCTGGACGCGGCGAATCGCGGCTTCGTCGATGCACTGGCTGCGCGCGGATTTGAGGAGGGAAAGAACCTCACCATCGACCGCCAGAACGCACAGGCGGATCAGTCCAATCTGCAGAACATCGGTCAGCGCTTCGTCAGCAACAAGGTCAGCCTCATCTACGCGATCGCGACGCCGGCCGCGCAGACCGTCGCCAACCTCACGAAGGACATCCCCATCGTGGGCTCCGCCATCACGGACTATGAGCAGGCAAAGCTCGTCGCCGCAAACAATGCGCCGGGCGGCAACGTCACGGGTACCAGCGACATGAACCCCATCCGGGAGCAGATCGATCTCCTCCTGAAGATTGCGCCGGAGACAAAGACCATCGGCTGCATCTACACGTCGAGCGAGATCAACTCCGCGATTCAGTTCAACGCCATGAAGGAATATGCCGAGTCCAAGGGGCTCAAAGTCGAGGTCGCGACCATCTCCACCGTGAATGACATCCAGCAGGCGGCGGAAAGCCTCATCGACAAGGTGGATGCCTTCTACGAGCCGACGGACAACATCATCGCGTCGGCCATGCCGACCCTCGTCGCCGTCACGAGCGGCGCCAAGAAGCCCGTCATCGGCGGTGAGCCGAACCAGGTCGAAAACGGCGCTCTCGCCACGTACGGCGTCGACTACTACGAGCTCGGCAAGCAGTCGGGCAACATGGCGGCGGACATCTTGGAGGGCAAGGCAAAGCCCGCATCCATGCCGATTGAGTTCGCAAAGACCCTCAAAGCCGTTGTAAATACGACGACCGCGTCGAAGCTCGGCATCACCATCCCCGAAGACGTCCTGTCCACGGCGGAAAAAGTACAGTAA
- a CDS encoding ABC transporter permease: MDLIIPTISMGLLWSLLAIGVYITFRVLDIADLTVEGSFPLGAATAATALVAGWSPLPAMLAAAFAGMLGGVVTGLLCTKLKIPALLSGILTMIALYSVNLRIMGKANVSLLQVDTVFSLYAVEALSPAGMSLLVGLIAVLLIAVACYLFFGTEIGAAIRATGSNPNMIRANGINTDITIILGLLLSNGLVALSGALVAQANGFADVGMGVGTIVIGLASVIIGEVLFGTRSFKNCLISVILGSIAYRAVIAIVLQLGMPPNDLKLFTAILVAIALSMPLFQAEYKKRKAGRNGC; this comes from the coding sequence TTGGATTTGATCATCCCTACGATATCCATGGGGCTGCTGTGGTCGCTCCTGGCTATCGGCGTCTACATCACGTTCCGCGTTCTGGACATCGCCGACCTCACCGTTGAGGGCAGCTTCCCTCTGGGCGCGGCGACGGCGGCGACGGCGCTCGTCGCCGGCTGGAGCCCTCTTCCCGCGATGCTTGCCGCCGCCTTTGCCGGCATGCTCGGAGGCGTCGTCACGGGACTCCTTTGCACAAAGCTGAAGATTCCCGCCCTGCTCTCGGGCATTCTCACCATGATCGCGCTCTATTCGGTCAATCTGCGCATCATGGGCAAGGCGAACGTTTCTCTGCTGCAGGTGGACACGGTCTTTTCGCTCTATGCCGTCGAAGCGCTCTCCCCCGCCGGCATGTCGCTTCTCGTGGGGCTCATCGCCGTGCTGCTCATCGCGGTGGCCTGCTACCTTTTCTTCGGCACGGAAATCGGCGCCGCCATCCGCGCAACGGGCAGCAACCCGAACATGATCCGCGCGAACGGCATCAATACCGACATCACGATCATCCTCGGCCTCCTGCTCTCCAACGGGCTTGTCGCCCTGTCGGGCGCGCTCGTTGCGCAGGCAAACGGCTTTGCCGATGTCGGCATGGGCGTCGGCACGATCGTCATCGGTCTCGCCTCCGTCATCATCGGCGAAGTGCTCTTCGGGACGCGCAGCTTCAAGAACTGTCTTATCTCCGTCATCCTCGGCTCCATCGCCTATCGCGCCGTCATCGCCATCGTCCTGCAGCTGGGCATGCCGCCGAACGATCTGAAGCTCTTCACGGCGATCCTCGTCGCCATCGCCCTGTCTATGCCGCTCTTTCAGGCGGAGTATAAAAAGAGAAAGGCGGGCAGAAACGGATGCTGA
- a CDS encoding ABC transporter ATP-binding protein, translated as MLTIEHIGKTFNPGMVTEKVALRDVSLHLAPSDFVTVIGGNGAGKSTLMNSIAGTFPVDTGRIVIDGTDITRWPEHKRAKYIGRVFQDPMMGTAANMQIEENMAIAARRGKMPTLRWSAPREQREFFRQQLKTLNLGLEDRLESKVGLLSGGQRQALTLLMATLVKPKLLLLDEHTAALDPKTAEQVLSLTRDIVTKRRLTTLMITHNMRDALALGNRLIMLHDGRILIDVQGEEKEKLTIKDLLAMFEKAAGSELNSDALLLS; from the coding sequence ATGCTGACGATTGAACACATAGGAAAAACATTTAATCCGGGGATGGTCACGGAGAAGGTCGCGCTCCGGGACGTCTCGCTGCACCTCGCTCCGAGCGATTTCGTGACCGTCATCGGCGGCAACGGCGCCGGCAAGTCCACGCTCATGAACTCCATCGCCGGTACCTTCCCCGTGGACACGGGACGCATCGTCATTGACGGCACCGACATCACGCGCTGGCCCGAGCACAAGCGCGCGAAGTACATCGGCCGCGTCTTTCAGGACCCGATGATGGGCACCGCCGCCAATATGCAGATCGAGGAAAACATGGCGATCGCCGCCCGCCGCGGCAAGATGCCCACGCTTCGCTGGAGCGCGCCGCGCGAGCAGAGAGAATTCTTCCGCCAGCAGCTCAAGACCCTGAACCTCGGCCTCGAAGATCGCCTCGAATCCAAGGTCGGCCTCCTCTCCGGCGGACAGCGGCAGGCGCTCACGCTGCTGATGGCGACGCTTGTCAAACCGAAGCTGCTCCTGCTCGATGAGCATACGGCAGCCCTCGATCCGAAGACGGCGGAGCAGGTGCTCAGCCTGACGCGCGACATCGTCACGAAGCGACGGCTCACGACGCTGATGATCACGCACAACATGCGCGACGCGCTCGCTCTCGGCAATCGCCTCATCATGCTGCACGACGGGCGCATCCTCATCGACGTGCAGGGCGAGGAGAAGGAGAAGCTCACCATCAAGGACCTCCTGGCGATGTTTGAAAAAGCCGCCGGCAGCGAGCTCAACTCCGACGCGCTGCTGCTGAGCTGA
- a CDS encoding trimeric intracellular cation channel family protein, with product MDTVQLIIFLLEIIGTIAFAVSGAMVGAEKHMDLLGVTILGVIVAVGGGMLRDIVLGLVPAALTNPVYTMIAIGVSLLIFALFYGGEKAFVQRWSPFYEKIMLFMDAIGLGIFTVVGISVGMREGFADSTFLLVFLGVITGVGGGLLRDMMASVPPYIFTRHIYASASILGALLYIGLYRTAGELPALIFSPLFVVALRMISAKYKLNLPRL from the coding sequence ATGGATACCGTACAGCTCATCATATTCCTGCTGGAGATCATCGGCACGATTGCCTTTGCCGTATCCGGAGCCATGGTCGGCGCCGAAAAGCACATGGATCTCCTCGGTGTCACGATCCTCGGCGTCATCGTCGCCGTCGGCGGCGGCATGCTCCGCGACATCGTTCTCGGGCTTGTCCCCGCCGCCCTCACGAATCCCGTCTACACGATGATCGCCATCGGCGTATCGCTCCTCATCTTCGCTCTCTTCTACGGCGGAGAAAAGGCGTTCGTCCAAAGATGGAGCCCCTTCTACGAGAAGATCATGCTCTTCATGGACGCCATCGGTCTCGGCATCTTCACCGTCGTCGGCATCTCGGTCGGCATGCGTGAAGGCTTCGCCGACAGCACATTTCTCCTCGTCTTTCTCGGCGTCATCACAGGCGTCGGCGGAGGACTGCTGCGCGATATGATGGCGAGCGTCCCGCCCTACATCTTCACGCGTCACATCTACGCCTCCGCGTCCATCCTCGGCGCGCTCCTCTACATCGGCCTCTATCGGACGGCCGGCGAGCTGCCCGCGCTCATCTTCTCGCCGCTCTTCGTCGTCGCCCTGCGCATGATCTCGGCAAAGTACAAACTGAATCTCCCCCGCCTGTAA
- a CDS encoding hydratase, with product MITLFKKGAYLVDGAEIVPEEESAKLEGRFPSLDAEKAREGTMAYGILKAHNKSENMDELRLAFDAIASHDITYVGIIQTARSSGMREFPIPYVLTNCHNSLCAVGGTINEDDHKFGLSAAQKYGGIYVPPNMANIHSFNREMMAKTGGMILASDSHTRYGALGCLAVGEGGGELAKQLLKRTYDFRRPEVIAVYLTGTPQPGVGPHDVALSICGAVYKNGYVKNKVMEFVGPGAKGLSIEYRNAVDVMTTETTCWSSVWETDEKTKTYFAMHGRSEDYHELKPAAIAYYDGCIHIDLSKIECTIAMPMHPSNIYTIHELQANAADILHEVETAANRQIKGAEMRISDKFHDGAIWVDQGEIAGCSGGTYDNIVAAADILKGKSTGSGAFTLSIYPGSMPMTAELVRSGRMSDLISAGVIMREAFCGPCFGAGDCPANNELSIRHTTRNFPNREGSKPGEGQMSAVALMDARSIAATAANGGRLMAATDIEVTYSEPDYHFEQGIYEKRIYNGWGNPKPEAELRFGPNIKDWPEMPALTDDLLLKVCAYIEDPVTTTDELIPSGETSSFRSNPERLSEFALSRRDPEYVGRSKAVREIERARQRSEALPDEVKAVYAALENAGIRVSPETTDIGSTIYANMPGDGSAREQAASCQRVMGASANLVRQYATKRYRSNCINWGMVPFVVEDPSVFALGDYVFVPGVKEAVLQNKESFPAYVVKGDGTVQEFPVSCGVLTEAERQIIIDGCLINYYRHA from the coding sequence ATGATCACATTATTTAAAAAAGGTGCGTATCTCGTCGACGGCGCGGAGATCGTCCCCGAAGAGGAAAGCGCGAAGCTGGAGGGCCGTTTCCCCTCGCTTGACGCGGAGAAGGCACGCGAGGGCACGATGGCGTACGGCATCTTGAAGGCGCATAACAAGTCGGAGAACATGGACGAGCTGCGCCTCGCCTTTGACGCGATTGCCAGCCACGACATCACGTACGTCGGCATCATTCAGACGGCGCGCTCCTCGGGCATGCGGGAATTCCCCATCCCCTATGTGCTGACGAACTGTCATAACTCGCTCTGCGCCGTGGGCGGCACGATCAACGAGGACGATCACAAATTCGGCCTGTCCGCCGCGCAGAAGTACGGCGGCATCTACGTCCCGCCGAACATGGCGAACATCCACAGCTTCAACCGTGAGATGATGGCAAAGACGGGCGGCATGATCCTCGCGTCCGACAGCCATACGCGCTACGGCGCGCTCGGCTGTCTCGCCGTCGGCGAAGGCGGCGGCGAGCTGGCGAAGCAGCTCCTGAAGCGCACCTATGACTTCCGCCGTCCCGAGGTCATCGCCGTCTACCTGACGGGGACGCCGCAGCCGGGCGTCGGGCCGCACGATGTCGCTCTTTCCATCTGCGGCGCGGTCTACAAGAACGGCTATGTGAAGAACAAGGTCATGGAGTTCGTCGGCCCCGGCGCGAAGGGGCTCTCCATCGAGTACCGCAACGCCGTCGATGTCATGACGACGGAGACGACGTGCTGGTCGTCGGTCTGGGAGACGGATGAGAAGACGAAGACGTACTTCGCGATGCACGGGCGCAGCGAGGATTATCACGAGCTGAAGCCCGCCGCAATCGCCTATTACGACGGCTGCATTCACATCGACCTGTCGAAGATCGAGTGTACGATCGCGATGCCGATGCACCCGTCCAATATCTATACGATTCACGAGCTGCAGGCGAACGCGGCGGATATCCTGCACGAGGTCGAGACGGCGGCGAACAGGCAGATCAAGGGCGCCGAGATGCGCATTTCGGATAAATTCCACGACGGCGCTATTTGGGTCGACCAGGGGGAGATCGCGGGCTGCTCCGGCGGCACCTACGACAACATCGTCGCCGCCGCGGATATATTGAAGGGCAAGAGCACGGGCAGCGGGGCGTTTACGCTCAGCATCTACCCGGGCTCCATGCCGATGACGGCAGAGCTCGTTCGCAGCGGGCGCATGAGCGACCTCATCAGTGCCGGTGTCATCATGCGCGAGGCGTTCTGCGGGCCTTGCTTCGGCGCCGGCGACTGTCCGGCGAACAATGAGCTCTCCATCCGCCACACGACGCGGAACTTTCCGAACCGCGAAGGCTCCAAGCCGGGCGAGGGACAGATGAGCGCCGTCGCGCTCATGGACGCGCGGTCGATTGCGGCGACGGCGGCAAACGGAGGCAGGCTCATGGCGGCGACGGATATCGAGGTCACCTACAGCGAGCCGGACTACCATTTCGAGCAGGGCATCTACGAAAAGCGCATCTACAACGGATGGGGCAATCCGAAGCCGGAAGCGGAGCTGCGCTTCGGGCCGAACATCAAGGACTGGCCCGAGATGCCGGCACTCACGGACGATCTGCTGCTCAAGGTCTGCGCGTACATCGAGGATCCCGTGACGACGACGGACGAGCTCATCCCCTCGGGCGAAACCTCGAGCTTCCGCTCGAATCCGGAGCGGCTGTCCGAGTTCGCGCTCTCGCGCCGCGATCCCGAGTACGTCGGCCGCAGCAAGGCGGTCCGCGAGATCGAGCGCGCACGTCAGCGCAGCGAGGCGCTACCTGATGAGGTCAAGGCCGTCTATGCGGCGCTTGAGAATGCCGGAATCCGCGTCTCGCCGGAGACGACGGACATCGGCTCGACGATCTATGCCAATATGCCGGGCGACGGCTCCGCGCGTGAGCAGGCGGCGTCGTGTCAGCGCGTCATGGGCGCGAGCGCGAACCTCGTCCGACAGTACGCGACGAAGCGCTACCGCTCCAACTGCATCAACTGGGGGATGGTGCCCTTTGTCGTCGAAGATCCGAGCGTGTTCGCCCTCGGCGACTATGTCTTTGTGCCCGGTGTCAAAGAAGCCGTCCTGCAGAACAAGGAGAGCTTCCCCGCATACGTCGTCAAGGGCGACGGCACGGTGCAGGAGTTCCCCGTCTCCTGCGGCGTTCTCACCGAGGCGGAGCGGCAGATCATCATCGACGGCTGCCTCATCAACTACTACCGACACGCATAA